Part of the Paenibacillus kyungheensis genome, ACCATTTAGATTCCCAATCACGGATAATACCTACACGTAATCCGACGGGATTTACTTTTTGGCCCACACGTTTTCCCTCCTTCTATCTTATTTTTCAGCTACCACCAAAGAAATATGGCTGGTGCGTTTGTTAATTTTACTTGCACGTCCCATTGCACGAGGGCGGAAACGTTTCAGTGTTGGTCCTTGGTTAACGTAAACCTGGGAAATTACCAAGTTGTTAACATCAAAAGTCAACTCTTTTTCTGAGCTAATAAACTCAGCGTTGGCAATTGCGGAGTTAAGAAGCTTCTCAACAATTGGGGATGCGGATTTCGGCGTATGACGCAGAATTGCGATCGCTTCTCCAACTTGCTTACCGCGGATCAAGTCAACTACTAATTGAACTTTACGCGGAGCGATGCGTACAAACTTTGCGTGTGCTTTCGCTTGCATTGCGTGACCTCCTCTCTTACTTTAAATCCTTATATATTAACGTCTTGTTTTTCTGTCGTCATTAGCATGACCTTTGTACGTACGAGTTGGTGCGAACTCACCAAGCTTGTGTCCGACCATATCTTCCGTTACATATACCGGTACATGTTTGCGACCATCATAAACAGCGAATGTATGTCCGATAAATTGTGGGAAAATCGTCGAGCGACGGGACCAAGTTTTGATTACGACTTTTTTATCGTCTTCGTTCAATACTTCTACTTTTTTAAGCAAGTACCCGTCCACGAAAGGACCTTTTTTAAGACTACGGCTCATAGGTTGAATCCTCCCTTCATCTTTTCGTCACTTCACACTTTACAAGCATTCAAGCACAAATCTTACTTCGTGCGGCGGCGAATGATGTATTGATCGGAAGCCTTACCTTTTTTACGAGTTTTGTATCCAAGAGTAGGTTTACCCCATGGAGACATTGGAGATTTACGTCCGATTGGAGCTTTACCTTCACCACCACCGTGTGGGTGATCATTAGGGTTCATTACTACGCCTCGAACTTGTGGACGTTTGCCCAACCAGCGATTACGACCGGCTTTACCGATTTTAATCAATTCATGATCTTCATTACCAACAGATCCGATTGTAGCACGACATACTTTAAGTACGCGACGTACTTCACCAGAAGAAAGGCGAATGGAGACATATTTTTCTTCTTTACCAAGTAATTGAGCTTCCGTACCAGCTGCGCGAACAAGCTGACCACCTTTACCTGGTTTTAATTCGATATTGTGAATAACTGTACCAACTGGAATGTTTTCCAATGGAAGGCAGTTACCGATTTTGATATCAGATCCTACGCCAGAGAAAATTTGATCTCCAACTTTTAATCCTTTAGGAGCGATAATGTAACGTTTCTCTCCATCAGCATAGTGGATCAGAGCAATGTTAGAAGTACGGTTTGGATCGTACTCGATTGTAGCAACGTTACCTGGTATTCCATCTTTAGTACGTTTGAAGTCAATGATACGGTATTTACGTTTGTGTCCGCCGCCGTGGTGACGAACTGTAATTTTACCTTGGTTGTTGCGGCCTGCTCTTTTGAAAAGAGGAGCCAACAACGATTTCTCCGGTTGGTTCGTTGTAATCTCTTCGAATGTAGAAACACTCATGTTACGACGAGCCGGGGATGTCGGTTTGTACTTTTTAATTGGCACTGTTTATTCCTCCTTACTCTACAGATTCAAAAAACTCAAGCGGTTTACTTTCTGGAGCCAAAGTCACGATAGCTTTCTTCCATTCGGAAGTGTAGCCGGAATGACGTCCATAACGTTTCGGTTTAGCAGGCATGCGAAGAGTGTTTACTTTAGACACTTTCACTTTGAAAATTTCTTCAATTGCCTTTTTAACTTCCGTTTTATTAGAACGAATGTCTACTTCGAAAGCATATTTCAGTTCACTCATGTACTCGGCAGTGCGCTCAGTAATTACCGGACGCTTAATAATATCACGAGGATCTTTCATTACGCGAACACCTCCTCTACCTTGTGAACTGCATCCTTAGTAAGGATCAGCTTATCGTACGTAAGTACGTCTAGAACATTAACGCCGTCAGCTGCAACGAATTTAACACCTGGGATATTACGAGCAGATAGTGCAACATTATCATCATAACTAGGAGTTACGATCAATACTTTGCGATCTACTTTCAGGTTGTTCAAAATTGCTGCGAACTCTTTTGTTTTCGGTGCGCTAAAGCTTAGTGCATCCAAAACGATGATTTCGTTAGCTACTACTTTAGAAGATAAAGCAGATTTGATCGCTAAACGACGAACTTTTTTAGGCAGTTTGTAAGCATAGCTGCGTGGAGTCGGTCCAAATACTACGCCGCCGCCTTTCCATTGTGGAGAACGAGTAGAACCTTGACGCGCGCGTCCTGTTCCTTTTTGTTTCCATGGTTTACGTCCACCACCACGAACTTCAGAGCGTCCTTTTACTTTGTGATTACCTTGACGAAGGGAAGCACGTTGCATAATGACTGCATCATGAAGCACATGAGTGTTAGGTTCGATACCGAATACGGAATCACTCAATTCAACTTCGCCAACTTGGCTACCGTCGATACTATAAAGTGCTACTTTTGGCATTTCCTGTTCCTCCTTTCTTGATTGGTTATTTTTTAACCGTTTCTCTTACTTTTACATAACTATTTTTAGCACCAGGGATAGAGCCTTTAACGAGAATTACGTTACGTTCAGCATCTACTCTGATAACTTCGAGGCGTTGGATCGTTACTGTATCATGACCCATGTGACCTGGCAGACGTTTACCTTTCGGTACACGGTTCGCTTGGATAGAACCCATTGAACCTGGTCTGCGATGATAACGGGAACCGTGAGACATTGGTCCGCGGCTTTGGCCCCAACGTTTGATAACGCCGGCAAAACCTTTACCTTTAGAAATACCCGTTACGTCAACGAACTCACCTTGAGCAAACAAGTCTGCTTTGAGTTCCTGGCCAACCTCGACATTAGCGAGGTCAACACCGCGAATTTCGCGAACGTAGCGCTTAGGCACAGTATTCGCTTTAGTAGCGTGTCCTGCTTCCGGTTTGTTAGATCTGCTTGCTTTTTTATCAGCAAAACCGATTTGTACCGCTTCGTATCCGTCATTTTCCAGGTCTTTCTTCTGCAGAACCACACATGGTCCAGCTTCGATAACCGTTACAGGAATTACGTTACCTTCCGCGGTAAAGACTTGAGTCATACCCAGTTTTCTTCCTAAGATACCTTTCATGTTGACACCTCTTTTCATTTTACGTGTTACCACATCTATGTGGATTATAATTTAATTTCGATATCTACGCCAGACGGTAAGTCCAAACGCATCAATGCATCCACAGTTTGTGGAGTTGGGTTAACAATATCGATCAAACGTTTATGTGTACGTTGCTCGAATTGCTCACGAGAATCCTTGTATTTATGAACCGCACGAAGAACAGTGATAATCTGTTTTTCAGTAGGAAGCGGAATTGGTCCAGATACTCCTGCGCCAGAACGTTTAGCTGTTTCAACGATTTTCTCTGCGGATTGATCAAGAATTCTATGATCGTATGCTTTTAAACGAATACGAATTTTTTGCTTTGCCATTTTTAGTCCCTCCTTCTATCGCCCAATTTGGTATCGGACATACTCAGTGAAAATTTTCCGGCATACCGTCCATGGCAAAGGAGCCGGGTGTGTCGGTAACCTCTCACGTCATCGCAACGTCTCAGAACAACATTTATTATTGTATATGATAACAAACAGTTATGCAAGTCTTTTTTGAAACATTTACACAAAAAAATAAGACCTGTCTCCCTTATAAGGAAACAGGCCTCATTTGGTCTTTCGTTTACAGTACAATGTTACTTCGTTACAGTACAATGTTGCTTATATTAAAATCTTCAAATCATTTCTGATTCACAATGAAGATTTAATTATTTTTGGATAGATGCTACAGCGCCAGCGCCTACTGTACGTCCACCTTCGCGAATAGCGAAACGTGTACCTTCTTCAATCGCGATTGGATTGATTAGGGATACAGTAACAGTGATGTTATCACCAGGCATAACCATTTCAGTACCTTCTGGTAAAGAAATAACGCCAGTTACGTCAGTTGTACGGAAGTAGAACTGTGGACGGTAACCAGTGAAGAAAGGTTTGTGACGCCCGCCTTCTTCTTTAGTCAAAACGTATACTTGAGCAGTGAACTCAGTATGAGGTTTAACAGTACCTGGTTTAGAAAGTACTTGACCACGTTCGATTTGGCTACGCTCTACACCACGCAACAATGCGCCGATGTTGTCGCCCGCTTGTGCGGAATCCAACAATTTACGGAACATCTCTACGCCTGTAACAACGGATTTTTTAGTTTCTTCATGGATACCAACGATTTCGATCTCTTCGCCGACTTTAACAGTACCACGCTCTACACGACCAGTTGCAACTGTACCACGACCAGTGATCGAGAATACATCCTCAACAGGCATCAAGAAAGGTTTGTCAGTGTCGCGCTCTGGATCTGGAATGTAAGTATCGATTTCTTCAAACATTTCAACGATTTTTTTAGCCCATTCGCCATCAGGGTTAGCCAATGCTTCACGAGCAGATCCACGAGTGATTGGAGTATCGTCACCAGGGAACTCATATTCGTTAAGAAGGTCGCGTACTTCCATTTCAACCAATTCCAAAAGCTCTTCGTCTTCAACCATGTCGCATTTGTTTAAGAATACAACGATGTAAGGTACGCCTACTTGACGAGACAACAAGATGTGCTCGCGAGTTTGTGGCATAGGACCGTCAGCTGCAGATACAACCAAGATCGCTCCGTCCATTTGTGCAGCACCAGTGATCATGTTTTTAACGTAATCGGCGTGACCTGGGCAGTCAACGTGTGCATAGTGACGGTTAGGTGTTTCGTACTCAACGTGTGCAGTTGAGATTGTGATACCGCGTTCGCGCTCTTCTGGAGCTTTATCGATTTGATCAAATGCTACAGCAGCACCACCGTAAGTTTTAGACAATACAGTTGTGATTGCAGCAGTCAAAGTTGTTTTACCATGATCGACGTGACCAATAGTTCCGATGTTAACGTGCGTTTTATTACGTTCAAATTTAGCCTTTGCCATGTTAAACGTTGCCTCCTTGAAGGTAGAGTTGTTTATATTTTAGTTTGAAATGTACAGAGAGCAGTCATGCTACTTCCTGTACATCCCAGAAGTGAAAACGGATTAAGAACTTAGCCGTTTGCTTTGGAGCTAATTTCGTCAGCGATGCTCTTAGGTACTTCTTCATAATGAGAAAGTTCCATTGAGAACACACCGCGACCTTGTGTACCAGAACGAAGTGTTGTGGAATATCCAAACATTTCAGATAAAGGTACTTTTGCACGAATGATTTGAGTACCACCGCGTGAATCCATACCTTCGATACGGCCACGACGAGAGTTTAACATACCCATAACATCACCCATGTATTCTTCAGGTACTGTTACTTCAACTTTCATGAGTGGCTCAAGCAATACAGGACGACATTTGTCTTTTGCAGCTTTAAGCGCCATAGATCCGGCAATTTTAAATGCCATCTCATTGGAATCGACATCATGATAAGATCCGTCCACTACAGTAGCTTTTACGTCTACTAGTGGGAAACCAGCAAGAACACCGTTCTTCATAGCTTCTTCAATACCTTGTAGTGCAGGACCAATGTATTCTCTTGGTACTGAACCACCGACAACTTTACTTTCGAACTGACTACCAGTACCTGCTTCAAGAGGTTCGAACTCAACCCATACATGACCGTATTGACCACGACCACCGGATTGACGAACAAATTTACCCTCGACGCGAGCTGGTTGACGGAATGTTTCACGATAAGCAACCTGAGGTTTACCTACGTTAGTGTCCACTTTGAATTCGCGACGCATACGGTCAACGATGATTTCAAGGTGAAGCTCACCCATACCCGCCAAGATTGTTTGGCCAGTTTCTTCATCCGTATGAGCACGAAGAGTTGGATCTTCTTCAGTCAATTTGGACAAAGCAATACCCATTTTATCTTGGTCAGCTTTTGTTTTTGGTTCAACTGCGAGTTCGATAACTGGATCAGGGAAGTTCATTGACTCCAAGATAACAGTTTCTTTCTCATCACACAGTGTATCACCTGTACCTGTATCTTTCAAACCAACAGCTGCCGCGATATCACCGGAGAAAACTTCGCTGATCTCTTGACGAGCGTTAGCATGCATTTGCAGGATACGACCAATACGTTCGCGTTTGCCTTTAGTAGCATTAAGAACGTAAGAACCGGATTGCAATACGCCAGAATATACGCGGAAGAACGTAAGTTTACCCACGTAAGGGTCTGTCATAATTTTGAACGCTAGTGCAGAGAATGGCTCTTCATCCGAAGAATGACGAACTGCCTCTGTGCCGTCTTCGTGCAAACCTTTAATTGCCGGTACATCCGTAGGAGCCGGAAGGTAGTCGATAACAGCATCCAACATAGGTTGAACACCTTTGTTACGGTAAGAAGAACCACAGATTACAGGGAAGATTTTAACGTCACAAACACCTTTACGTAGAGCAGCCTTAATCTCAGCGACTGTTGGCTCTTCTCCTTCAAGGTATTTCATCATTAGATCTTCATCTAGTTCTGCAACTCTTTCGATCAAGTCAGCACGCAGTTCTTCAACTGTTGCTTTAAGATCTTCTGGAATTTCGATAGATACTGGATCGCGTCCAAGATCATCTTGATATTCGATAGCTGTTTGCTCGATGATATCGATAATACCAACGAAGTCATTCTCTGCGCCGATCGGCAATTGAATCGCTACTGCGTTCGCTTGCAGACGTTCACGCATGTCTTTAACAACGTTAAGGTAGTCAGCACCAATAATATCCATTTTATTAACATATGCTATACGAGGTACACCATAACGATCTGCTTGTCTCCAAACAGTCTCGGATTGTGGTTCTACACCCTCTTTTGCACTAAATACGCCTACTGCTCCGTCCAATACACGCAGGGAACGTTCAACTTCAACTGTAAAGTCAACGTGACCTGGAGTATCAATGATATTAACGCGGTAGCCTCTCCACTGAGCCGTAGTAGCTGCGGACGTAATAGTGATCCCGCGCTCTTGCTCTTGTTCCATCCAGTCCATTGTAGCAGCGCCTTCGTGAACTTCACCGATTTTGTGCGTACGGCCTGTATAGAACAAGATACGTTCTGTAGTGGTAGTTTTACCAGCATCGATATGAGCCATGATACCAATATTACGTGTATTTTCTAAGGAGAACTCTCTTTTTGCCATGAATGGGTGCTCCCTTCAAAAATATCAATTTTTGAAATAAAGGCTTTAATCCTACCAGCGGTAGTGAGCGAATGCTTTATTCGCTTCAGCCATTTTGTGTGTATCTTCGCGTTTTTTCACTGCTGCGCCTGTATTGTTAGAAGCATCAATGATTTCAGCTGCTAAACGTTCTTCCATTGTTTTTTCTCCGCGGCTACGTGAATAGTTCACTAACCAACGAAGTCCCAATGTAGTACGTCTTTCAGGTTTAACTTCGATCGGAACTTGATAGTTAGCACCACCTACACGGCGAGCTTTAACTTCGAGAACTGGCA contains:
- the rplV gene encoding 50S ribosomal protein L22, which codes for MQAKAHAKFVRIAPRKVQLVVDLIRGKQVGEAIAILRHTPKSASPIVEKLLNSAIANAEFISSEKELTFDVNNLVISQVYVNQGPTLKRFRPRAMGRASKINKRTSHISLVVAEK
- the rpsS gene encoding 30S ribosomal protein S19, translated to MSRSLKKGPFVDGYLLKKVEVLNEDDKKVVIKTWSRRSTIFPQFIGHTFAVYDGRKHVPVYVTEDMVGHKLGEFAPTRTYKGHANDDRKTRR
- the rplB gene encoding 50S ribosomal protein L2; the protein is MPIKKYKPTSPARRNMSVSTFEEITTNQPEKSLLAPLFKRAGRNNQGKITVRHHGGGHKRKYRIIDFKRTKDGIPGNVATIEYDPNRTSNIALIHYADGEKRYIIAPKGLKVGDQIFSGVGSDIKIGNCLPLENIPVGTVIHNIELKPGKGGQLVRAAGTEAQLLGKEEKYVSIRLSSGEVRRVLKVCRATIGSVGNEDHELIKIGKAGRNRWLGKRPQVRGVVMNPNDHPHGGGEGKAPIGRKSPMSPWGKPTLGYKTRKKGKASDQYIIRRRTK
- the rplW gene encoding 50S ribosomal protein L23, producing MKDPRDIIKRPVITERTAEYMSELKYAFEVDIRSNKTEVKKAIEEIFKVKVSKVNTLRMPAKPKRYGRHSGYTSEWKKAIVTLAPESKPLEFFESVE
- the rplD gene encoding 50S ribosomal protein L4, whose protein sequence is MPKVALYSIDGSQVGEVELSDSVFGIEPNTHVLHDAVIMQRASLRQGNHKVKGRSEVRGGGRKPWKQKGTGRARQGSTRSPQWKGGGVVFGPTPRSYAYKLPKKVRRLAIKSALSSKVVANEIIVLDALSFSAPKTKEFAAILNNLKVDRKVLIVTPSYDDNVALSARNIPGVKFVAADGVNVLDVLTYDKLILTKDAVHKVEEVFA
- the rplC gene encoding 50S ribosomal protein L3 encodes the protein MKGILGRKLGMTQVFTAEGNVIPVTVIEAGPCVVLQKKDLENDGYEAVQIGFADKKASRSNKPEAGHATKANTVPKRYVREIRGVDLANVEVGQELKADLFAQGEFVDVTGISKGKGFAGVIKRWGQSRGPMSHGSRYHRRPGSMGSIQANRVPKGKRLPGHMGHDTVTIQRLEVIRVDAERNVILVKGSIPGAKNSYVKVRETVKK
- the rpsJ gene encoding 30S ribosomal protein S10, encoding MAKQKIRIRLKAYDHRILDQSAEKIVETAKRSGAGVSGPIPLPTEKQIITVLRAVHKYKDSREQFEQRTHKRLIDIVNPTPQTVDALMRLDLPSGVDIEIKL
- the tuf gene encoding elongation factor Tu is translated as MAKAKFERNKTHVNIGTIGHVDHGKTTLTAAITTVLSKTYGGAAVAFDQIDKAPEERERGITISTAHVEYETPNRHYAHVDCPGHADYVKNMITGAAQMDGAILVVSAADGPMPQTREHILLSRQVGVPYIVVFLNKCDMVEDEELLELVEMEVRDLLNEYEFPGDDTPITRGSAREALANPDGEWAKKIVEMFEEIDTYIPDPERDTDKPFLMPVEDVFSITGRGTVATGRVERGTVKVGEEIEIVGIHEETKKSVVTGVEMFRKLLDSAQAGDNIGALLRGVERSQIERGQVLSKPGTVKPHTEFTAQVYVLTKEEGGRHKPFFTGYRPQFYFRTTDVTGVISLPEGTEMVMPGDNITVTVSLINPIAIEEGTRFAIREGGRTVGAGAVASIQK
- the fusA gene encoding elongation factor G, with product MAKREFSLENTRNIGIMAHIDAGKTTTTERILFYTGRTHKIGEVHEGAATMDWMEQEQERGITITSAATTAQWRGYRVNIIDTPGHVDFTVEVERSLRVLDGAVGVFSAKEGVEPQSETVWRQADRYGVPRIAYVNKMDIIGADYLNVVKDMRERLQANAVAIQLPIGAENDFVGIIDIIEQTAIEYQDDLGRDPVSIEIPEDLKATVEELRADLIERVAELDEDLMMKYLEGEEPTVAEIKAALRKGVCDVKIFPVICGSSYRNKGVQPMLDAVIDYLPAPTDVPAIKGLHEDGTEAVRHSSDEEPFSALAFKIMTDPYVGKLTFFRVYSGVLQSGSYVLNATKGKRERIGRILQMHANARQEISEVFSGDIAAAVGLKDTGTGDTLCDEKETVILESMNFPDPVIELAVEPKTKADQDKMGIALSKLTEEDPTLRAHTDEETGQTILAGMGELHLEIIVDRMRREFKVDTNVGKPQVAYRETFRQPARVEGKFVRQSGGRGQYGHVWVEFEPLEAGTGSQFESKVVGGSVPREYIGPALQGIEEAMKNGVLAGFPLVDVKATVVDGSYHDVDSNEMAFKIAGSMALKAAKDKCRPVLLEPLMKVEVTVPEEYMGDVMGMLNSRRGRIEGMDSRGGTQIIRAKVPLSEMFGYSTTLRSGTQGRGVFSMELSHYEEVPKSIADEISSKANG
- the rpsG gene encoding 30S ribosomal protein S7; amino-acid sequence: MPRKGPVMKRDVLPDPMYNSKLVTRLINRIMVDGKRGVAQSILYNSFKLIQERTGNDPMEVFEAAIKNIMPVLEVKARRVGGANYQVPIEVKPERRTTLGLRWLVNYSRSRGEKTMEERLAAEIIDASNNTGAAVKKREDTHKMAEANKAFAHYRW